The uncultured Desulfuromonas sp. genome has a segment encoding these proteins:
- a CDS encoding RHS repeat-associated core domain-containing protein, which translates to MCNLRFPGQYFDAESGLHYNWHRYYESRSERYITLDPIGLAGGINLYAYVQNDPVNWIDPNGLEAIAAPWGWVWDVGGTLGKCNPIGLATSIVLGMPSSTSTCSDYPQPDGCKDDDDGHCEKIYKTDTDTCNGISRVRGASAGAACHASATERYAACLRGKPLPPLNTWNN; encoded by the coding sequence GTGTGCAACCTGCGCTTCCCCGGCCAGTACTTTGACGCGGAATCCGGTCTGCATTACAATTGGCATCGCTACTATGAGTCACGGTCTGAGCGGTATATTACCTTGGATCCGATTGGTTTGGCTGGGGGGATTAATCTTTATGCTTATGTCCAAAATGATCCAGTTAACTGGATTGATCCCAACGGTTTAGAAGCAATTGCTGCCCCATGGGGATGGGTATGGGATGTCGGTGGAACTCTTGGCAAGTGCAACCCGATTGGTCTCGCAACCTCCATAGTTTTGGGTATGCCATCTTCAACATCAACATGTTCAGATTATCCGCAGCCCGATGGGTGTAAAGATGACGATGATGGACATTGCGAAAAGATCTACAAAACAGATACTGATACCTGTAATGGGATCAGTCGTGTGCGAGGAGCGAGTGCGGGGGCGGCTTGCCACGCCTCCGCTACTGAACGTTATGCTGCTTGTTTACGTGGAAAACCTTTACCTCCATTAAATACTTGGAATAATTGA
- a CDS encoding RHS repeat-associated core domain-containing protein: protein MRVVKDNDGVVTHYHYDLQGRLLAETDSDGTLRRAVVWYGDTPAALIDIEPSEPTFFTCTTTESLTGAAGPGMTLDTVTHTVVIESGDYAGTYAISDENWQVYSSGIVFIWSDESFQIQGGFAPDYELPTRSGGLVFYQKDDEGNFEISDLYKLWKESESGAIATPYQVHTDQIGAPILLTDATGTAVWSAQYAPFGQATINSDVDGDGTEVICNLRFPGQYFDAESGLHYNWHRYYEPRSGRYITLDPIGLAGGDVNFYRYVGGNPINRIDPTGFAWNASFGSGGAGNILAPGVTADSGIAVDSNGTICFYSTICYVVGWNSLSGGGLGLVGSVGSGTLCSGKSKSAGAYYFGGSGLGGEAQMLIGEGGLSFSRALGGIAAGAGSGYIECETEYFCINESDECGCDE, encoded by the coding sequence CTGCGCGTGGTCAAAGACAATGACGGTGTCGTCACTCACTACCATTACGACCTCCAGGGCCGTTTGCTCGCTGAAACCGACAGCGACGGTACCTTACGTCGTGCCGTGGTCTGGTATGGAGATACCCCGGCAGCTCTCATTGACATCGAGCCGTCCGAGCCGACCTTCTTCACCTGCACCACCACGGAATCCCTCACCGGCGCCGCAGGCCCCGGCATGACCCTTGACACTGTCACTCACACAGTCGTTATTGAGAGTGGAGACTATGCCGGCACCTACGCCATCAGCGATGAGAACTGGCAGGTCTATTCTTCAGGAATCGTGTTCATCTGGAGTGATGAGAGTTTTCAGATTCAAGGTGGATTCGCACCCGATTATGAACTGCCCACACGTAGCGGTGGTCTGGTCTTTTATCAGAAGGACGACGAAGGTAACTTCGAGATCTCCGATTTATACAAACTGTGGAAAGAAAGCGAAAGCGGCGCCATCGCCACCCCGTACCAGGTCCACACCGACCAGATTGGTGCCCCGATTTTGCTCACCGACGCCACAGGCACGGCCGTCTGGTCCGCACAGTATGCCCCCTTCGGTCAGGCCACAATCAACAGCGATGTCGACGGTGACGGCACTGAGGTCATCTGCAACCTGCGCTTCCCCGGGCAGTACTTTGACGCGGAATCCGGTCTGCATTACAATTGGCATCGCTACTATGAGCCACGGTCGGGGCGGTATATTACCTTGGATCCGATTGGCTTGGCTGGGGGAGATGTGAATTTTTATCGATATGTGGGTGGAAATCCGATTAATCGGATTGATCCTACGGGGTTTGCTTGGAATGCCTCTTTTGGCTCGGGTGGCGCAGGTAATATTTTAGCTCCCGGAGTAACGGCGGATTCTGGAATCGCTGTGGATTCAAATGGCACCATTTGCTTCTACTCAACCATATGTTATGTCGTAGGGTGGAATTCTCTAAGCGGTGGAGGGCTTGGTCTTGTTGGCTCAGTTGGTTCTGGAACCCTCTGTAGTGGCAAATCAAAATCTGCAGGAGCTTATTATTTCGGAGGTTCTGGATTGGGGGGAGAAGCGCAGATGCTAATAGGAGAAGGTGGATTGAGCTTTTCTCGTGCTTTAGGAGGAATTGCCGCAGGAGCAGGATCCGGATATATAGAGTGTGAAACAGAATACTTCTGCATCAATGAATCTGATGAATGTGGTTGTGATGAATAA
- a CDS encoding RHS repeat domain-containing protein translates to MTYNQSGRLKSLSNSGTVSDYLYDGNNLRVVKDNDGVVTHYHYDLQGRLLAETDSDGTLRRAVVWYGDTPAALIDIEQSEPTFFTCTTTESYTGAAGPSMTI, encoded by the coding sequence TTGACCTACAACCAGAGTGGTCGCCTGAAATCTCTCAGCAACAGTGGCACAGTCAGCGACTATCTCTACGACGGCAACAACCTGCGCGTGGTCAAAGACAATGACGGTGTCGTCACCCACTACCACTACGACCTCCAGGGCCGCCTGCTCGCTGAAACCGACAGTGACGGTACCTTGCGTCGTGCCGTGGTCTGGTATGGCGACACCCCGGCCGCTCTCATTGACATCGAGCAGTCCGAGCCGACCTTCTTCACCTGCACCACCACGGAATCGTATACTGGCGCCGCAGGCCCAAGTATGACCATCTAA
- a CDS encoding pepsin-like aspartic protease, translating to MPLYKGPFQNNGASPWYLELPVGTPKEGTKPQRLKFSLDTGSNFVWVTSTLCGAQGCQHYGGKQFNYDDSSSFHWCSQQTIPVDFGPWGTMQVETGQDVLALDQQTATTSEIYLAEAYSGDQFAELDWDGGIGVPSSYSTELHATSRTFIRGIRRSLTQGANEKCADADFAFFQNLMNQGRVSPDQPFLAFDTDPQTKTGTVALGALDSAYQDSLEYLYLPFTVYPTITYVWTSALKSLRVGEKTLATDMYFCLDTGSSQFKGDVAVMQEAFALTDGKQSNPLVTIELAQQGDDTPGTLVIPAEVYKVEIEAGDKSGQIISQFEPMAGVDKLILAGSVLLDYLYTVYEYEVACEPDGSYRLSAKGMWLFNKKNGLKIIQNTQSQPARIFAGVAEGD from the coding sequence TTGCCGCTTTACAAGGGTCCGTTCCAGAACAACGGCGCATCCCCTTGGTATCTGGAGTTGCCGGTCGGTACGCCCAAAGAAGGAACAAAGCCGCAGCGGCTGAAGTTTTCCCTGGATACGGGCAGCAACTTCGTCTGGGTGACCTCGACCCTGTGCGGTGCGCAGGGCTGCCAACATTATGGCGGTAAGCAGTTCAATTACGATGACTCGTCCAGTTTTCATTGGTGTTCGCAACAAACGATCCCTGTCGATTTCGGCCCCTGGGGTACCATGCAGGTTGAGACCGGTCAGGATGTGCTGGCCCTGGATCAGCAGACGGCAACGACCAGCGAGATCTATCTGGCCGAAGCTTACAGCGGCGATCAGTTCGCGGAGCTCGACTGGGACGGCGGCATCGGTGTGCCGAGCAGTTATTCCACGGAACTGCATGCGACCAGTCGCACCTTTATTCGCGGAATCCGGCGGAGCCTGACGCAGGGCGCCAACGAAAAATGCGCCGACGCGGATTTTGCGTTTTTTCAGAACCTGATGAATCAGGGACGCGTCAGTCCCGACCAGCCGTTTCTTGCCTTTGACACCGATCCGCAAACCAAAACGGGAACGGTTGCGCTGGGGGCGCTCGATTCGGCTTATCAGGACAGCCTGGAATACCTGTATCTGCCGTTCACCGTCTATCCGACCATTACCTATGTCTGGACCTCGGCGCTGAAATCGCTTCGCGTGGGCGAGAAAACGTTGGCGACCGATATGTATTTCTGCCTCGATACCGGCTCGTCGCAATTCAAGGGCGATGTCGCCGTCATGCAGGAAGCCTTTGCACTGACCGACGGTAAACAGAGCAATCCGCTGGTGACCATCGAGTTGGCACAGCAAGGGGATGATACGCCGGGCACGCTGGTGATTCCCGCCGAAGTTTACAAGGTGGAAATCGAAGCGGGCGACAAAAGCGGGCAAATCATCAGTCAATTCGAGCCGATGGCCGGGGTGGACAAGCTGATCCTGGCGGGTTCCGTGCTGCTGGATTACCTCTACACAGTCTACGAGTACGAGGTCGCTTGTGAGCCGGATGGCAGCTATCGACTCTCGGCCAAGGGGATGTGGCTGTTCAACAAGAAGAACGGGTTGAAGATCATTCAAAACACGCAAAGCCAACCGGCGCGGATTTTCGCCGGTGTCGCGGAGGGGGACTGA
- a CDS encoding avidin/streptavidin family protein: MAVDLNGRWENNFGSFLNLKVDAQGVITGVYGSDTGSSGTYYLVGAAGLNAPTEQAGRNLAVSVFWHPVDGTKSDPSWHWVTTQCGQLQIDGTISLFQSLVATTDFPGLAGIGNYLEKLTCSTTDKGPTTPIPAAPSPDDPQQEDPLNGQWQASYGGPGLSLSVKKSDYGWLCGRLSLDGEAILMRGFADIHADDTMLRGVTLSGYSSARGAAIALNGSLDPSTGRLTLSRWFALSTSSADGYVQTDLGSWVFEPDTTDR; encoded by the coding sequence ATGGCTGTAGACCTGAACGGGCGCTGGGAAAACAATTTCGGCTCTTTTCTCAATCTCAAGGTGGATGCTCAGGGTGTTATCACCGGCGTTTACGGTTCGGACACCGGTTCTTCCGGCACCTATTATCTGGTCGGTGCCGCCGGGCTGAACGCACCTACCGAGCAGGCTGGACGGAATCTGGCCGTCTCGGTGTTCTGGCATCCGGTTGACGGCACAAAAAGCGATCCCTCCTGGCATTGGGTCACCACGCAATGCGGCCAGTTGCAGATCGACGGCACGATCAGCTTATTCCAATCGTTGGTGGCAACCACCGATTTTCCCGGTTTGGCGGGAATCGGCAATTATCTTGAAAAATTGACCTGCAGCACAACCGACAAAGGGCCGACCACGCCTATCCCCGCAGCGCCGTCTCCCGACGATCCGCAACAGGAGGATCCGCTCAACGGCCAGTGGCAGGCGAGCTACGGCGGACCGGGATTGTCGCTGTCGGTAAAAAAATCCGATTACGGCTGGCTGTGCGGCCGTTTGAGTCTCGACGGCGAAGCTATCCTGATGCGCGGGTTTGCCGATATTCATGCTGATGACACGATGTTGCGGGGCGTCACTCTGAGCGGTTATTCCAGTGCTCGCGGGGCGGCGATCGCGCTCAACGGCAGTCTCGATCCTTCCACCGGTCGGCTTACCCTGAGTCGTTGGTTTGCTCTTTCGACATCGAGCGCCGATGGCTATGTGCAGACCGATCTGGGAAGTTGGGTCTTTGAGCCTGACACAACAGATCGTTAA
- a CDS encoding response regulator has translation MDFSAAFEQVKHDDMILQSFMHLWQYSADLMFIMAVEEDGEFTLYDNNPASRAVCGIAEDANIHRLNLRNIWDDEVVEGLYESYRKAIAARKPITVEQEANDPDGATVYVSTLLVPLFDAQGEPKLICGVSRNITDIKNAEKLAVRAQGELTQSNAALQQINRELDEQVEIRTAELRASKLKAEEATRAKSDFLAKMSHEIRTPMNAVIGLTRLALKTDLDRRQKDYLDKVLDAAEGLLVLINDILDFSKIEAGKFTIEQKPFRLEHVVGKAVSLCAMNIYNKGLELVTDIAAEIPTQLQGDELRIRQVLVNLLNNAAKFTDEGGVCLKIRVREETPRQIRLLCSVIDTGIGMSREQQGKIFGSFTQADESVTRKYGGTGLGLAISRQLCELMGGEIWLESELGKGTRFHFTLQLDKVATQAAGQKREEGTLAGLNVLVVDDSDMARNVLVRMLHDCGIKTAEASNGADAVAIVNREQQDGVLFDLVLLDGCMPGMNGIETAVMIHQAQQEKAPQILMVSAYDRDEVLGRLDQQIVGQVLEKPVNSSALLDALKRAVTGVDAAAAYSTGRYSEAAEQASAPDLSASRILLVDDGPINRQIALGFLRDTGAIVETANNGLRALEKLAQTDYDLVLMDIQMPEMDGLTAVRQIRTRLGKPELPVIAMTAQAMAEDVDASLQAGMNEHLTKPIVPETLYRVLAKYLPEQPRPIRGEAAPEEPFDEDISSSTGPVRTLEQLETVAGIDSVVGIGNLGNEELYLPVVNAFIEKYQGFADKCNAWFEASDWQMLQCESHSLKSNAAYIGAPELSVLGETLEKKFASGVIDRDLVFEVCRKLSDLLAQFDLSEKKEQPVDSPVFSSERLTHTLAAILPLLERSDFAVEELLPPLRRLCANTPYAEAVERIIADVNELEYERAAVFAAGMLDKLSPAEK, from the coding sequence ATGGACTTCAGTGCCGCCTTTGAACAGGTCAAACACGACGATATGATTTTGCAGAGCTTTATGCATCTCTGGCAATATTCGGCCGACCTGATGTTTATCATGGCGGTCGAGGAGGATGGCGAGTTTACCCTCTACGACAACAACCCGGCATCAAGGGCGGTGTGCGGTATTGCCGAGGATGCAAATATCCATCGCCTGAATCTTCGTAACATCTGGGACGACGAGGTGGTGGAGGGGCTTTATGAAAGCTATCGCAAGGCGATTGCGGCGCGCAAGCCGATCACCGTCGAGCAGGAAGCGAACGATCCCGACGGCGCAACTGTTTATGTCAGCACCCTGCTGGTCCCTCTGTTCGACGCGCAGGGCGAACCGAAACTGATCTGCGGGGTTTCCCGTAATATCACCGACATAAAAAATGCCGAAAAACTGGCCGTGCGTGCGCAGGGTGAATTGACGCAATCGAACGCGGCCTTGCAGCAGATCAACCGCGAGCTGGACGAGCAGGTCGAAATCCGCACCGCGGAGTTGAGGGCGTCCAAACTCAAGGCTGAAGAAGCGACCCGGGCCAAATCCGATTTTCTCGCCAAGATGAGCCATGAAATCCGCACACCGATGAATGCGGTGATCGGTTTGACGCGACTGGCGTTAAAGACCGACCTTGACCGCCGGCAGAAGGACTATCTCGATAAGGTTCTGGATGCCGCCGAGGGGCTGTTGGTCCTGATTAACGACATCCTCGATTTTTCCAAAATCGAAGCTGGAAAATTCACCATCGAACAAAAACCTTTCCGTTTGGAACACGTGGTCGGCAAAGCAGTCAGCCTTTGTGCCATGAATATTTACAACAAGGGGTTGGAGCTGGTCACTGATATCGCTGCGGAGATTCCGACCCAGTTGCAGGGAGATGAACTCAGGATCCGCCAGGTTCTGGTGAACCTGTTGAATAATGCGGCGAAATTCACCGACGAAGGTGGCGTCTGCCTGAAAATTCGCGTACGTGAAGAGACGCCGCGGCAGATTCGTCTGCTTTGCTCCGTTATCGACACCGGTATCGGCATGAGCCGCGAGCAGCAGGGGAAAATCTTCGGCTCCTTTACCCAGGCCGACGAATCCGTCACCCGCAAATACGGTGGTACCGGGCTGGGACTGGCAATTTCACGACAGCTTTGCGAATTGATGGGCGGAGAGATCTGGCTGGAAAGTGAGTTGGGCAAAGGCACCCGTTTTCACTTTACCCTGCAGCTCGATAAAGTGGCGACTCAGGCAGCAGGGCAGAAGAGAGAGGAAGGCACGCTGGCGGGGCTTAACGTGCTGGTGGTCGATGACAGCGACATGGCACGAAACGTTCTGGTCAGGATGCTGCACGATTGTGGTATCAAAACTGCTGAGGCGAGTAACGGGGCCGATGCTGTTGCCATCGTCAACCGGGAGCAACAGGACGGAGTTCTCTTTGACCTTGTCCTGCTCGACGGGTGCATGCCCGGTATGAACGGCATCGAGACGGCCGTCATGATCCATCAGGCCCAGCAGGAAAAAGCGCCGCAAATCCTGATGGTCTCCGCCTATGATCGGGATGAGGTTCTCGGACGGCTTGATCAACAAATCGTCGGACAGGTGCTGGAAAAACCGGTTAACTCATCGGCCTTGTTGGATGCGCTCAAACGGGCCGTGACCGGAGTCGATGCAGCGGCAGCTTATTCCACCGGCCGCTATTCTGAAGCCGCCGAGCAGGCAAGCGCCCCGGATTTGTCCGCATCACGTATTCTGCTGGTAGACGACGGCCCTATCAATCGTCAGATCGCCCTTGGTTTTTTGCGGGACACCGGGGCCATTGTGGAGACGGCGAACAACGGCTTGCGGGCGTTGGAAAAACTGGCGCAAACCGACTACGATCTGGTGCTGATGGATATTCAGATGCCCGAGATGGACGGTCTGACGGCTGTTCGGCAAATACGAACCCGGTTGGGAAAGCCCGAATTGCCGGTGATCGCCATGACCGCGCAGGCCATGGCCGAAGATGTCGATGCAAGCCTTCAGGCCGGCATGAACGAACATCTGACCAAGCCGATTGTCCCGGAAACCTTGTACCGTGTCCTGGCAAAATACCTGCCGGAGCAACCGCGACCGATTCGTGGCGAAGCAGCGCCGGAAGAGCCCTTCGACGAGGACATATCGTCTTCCACCGGCCCGGTGCGCACCCTCGAACAGCTGGAAACGGTTGCGGGAATCGATAGCGTTGTCGGTATCGGCAACCTCGGCAATGAGGAACTCTACCTGCCGGTCGTCAATGCTTTCATTGAGAAGTATCAGGGATTTGCCGATAAGTGTAACGCCTGGTTCGAGGCCTCGGATTGGCAGATGCTACAGTGCGAAAGTCATTCCCTGAAGTCGAATGCCGCCTATATCGGTGCACCGGAACTCTCTGTGTTGGGGGAAACCCTGGAGAAGAAGTTTGCAAGCGGTGTTATCGACCGCGATCTTGTGTTCGAGGTCTGTAGGAAATTATCCGATTTGCTGGCACAATTCGATCTCAGCGAGAAAAAAGAACAGCCGGTCGATTCACCGGTCTTTTCCAGCGAACGGCTGACGCACACGTTGGCCGCGATCCTGCCGTTACTCGAACGTTCCGATTTTGCCGTGGAGGAGCTTTTGCCGCCTTTGCGGCGGTTATGCGCCAATACGCCTTATGCCGAGGCTGTCGAGCGGATCATTGCCGATGTAAATGAGCTGGAGTACGAACGCGCCGCCGTTTTTGCGGCCGGTATGCTGGATAAACTGTCCCCGGCGGAAAAGTGA
- a CDS encoding diguanylate cyclase: protein MISRMCMDQQQKILIVDDEKVNLRILRDILQAEAAVILAKDGAQAIRKANEFQPDLILLDVMMPDCNGFEVLAKLKSDAATAWIPVIFVTALSDVENEKKGLKLGACDYIYKPFDAEIVKARIDLHLQLVRQRKMLEKLANIDALTSIANRRKYEEVFEMEWRIALRSGKSLSVVMVDIDCFKQFNDLYGHAAGDAALKQVARTLSANLKRPGDFVARYGGEEFVVLLPDTGLDGSRHIMQTCRQAIEALRIEHGNSHAAPVLTISAGAYTLVPKEQDDRQAVLKQADDMLYRAKQQGKNTIICSCAEG, encoded by the coding sequence GTGATTTCCCGTATGTGCATGGATCAGCAACAGAAAATACTCATTGTTGACGATGAAAAGGTTAACCTGCGGATATTGCGCGATATTCTTCAAGCTGAGGCCGCTGTGATTCTGGCTAAGGACGGTGCTCAGGCCATCAGAAAGGCTAATGAATTTCAACCCGATTTGATTCTGCTGGATGTGATGATGCCCGACTGTAACGGTTTCGAGGTGCTCGCTAAATTGAAAAGCGATGCGGCCACCGCTTGGATCCCGGTGATTTTCGTAACCGCCTTGTCCGACGTGGAAAACGAAAAAAAAGGGTTGAAGTTGGGTGCCTGCGACTACATCTATAAACCCTTCGATGCCGAAATCGTCAAGGCCCGCATCGATCTGCATCTACAGCTGGTCAGACAGAGGAAAATGCTGGAAAAGTTGGCGAATATCGATGCCCTGACCTCCATCGCCAACCGGCGCAAATACGAAGAGGTGTTCGAAATGGAATGGCGGATCGCCCTTCGTTCAGGCAAATCGCTATCAGTCGTGATGGTCGATATCGACTGTTTTAAACAGTTTAACGACCTGTACGGTCATGCGGCCGGGGATGCCGCATTGAAACAGGTGGCCCGGACGCTCTCCGCAAACTTGAAACGACCGGGAGATTTTGTTGCCCGTTACGGTGGCGAGGAGTTTGTCGTGCTGCTCCCCGACACCGGTCTCGACGGGAGTAGGCACATCATGCAAACCTGTCGTCAGGCCATTGAAGCGCTGCGGATCGAACACGGTAACAGCCACGCGGCTCCGGTTTTGACCATTAGCGCCGGCGCGTATACGCTGGTGCCTAAAGAGCAGGACGACCGTCAGGCGGTGCTGAAACAGGCCGACGATATGCTTTACCGAGCCAAACAGCAGGGAAAGAATACTATTATCTGCAGCTGTGCCGAGGGATAA
- a CDS encoding hemolysin family protein, giving the protein MNLVLLIVLILLNGAFAMSEMALVTARKSRLQRLADEGSHAAEIAMRLGEEPTRFLSTVQIGITAIGILNGIVGEAALAGPLAQFLTGLGLSAQTSSAGATTLVVVSITFLSIVVGELVPKRIAQCNAEGIAQLIARPIALLDRLSRPFVYLLSITTDGLLRLLGKKELAGANLTEEDIHAMLIEGSQEGVIERQEHEMVRNVFRLDDRQIAGLMTPRSDIVHLDLEQPLDESLEKLIACDHSRFPVCRGGLKQLRGVITAKRLLKHHLQGESIESLAGYLLPAVYVPESLTGMKLLEQFRESGVQMMFVVDEYGEILGLITLQDLLQALAGEFKPRHPEDVWAIQRQDGSWLLDGLIPILELKDRLELKTVPDEDKGRYHTLSGMMMWLIDKVPSTGDVTEWQGWRLEVVDLDGNRIDKVLASRLPEGQGAAGDESAEKDRKRCGAE; this is encoded by the coding sequence GTGAACCTGGTTTTACTCATTGTCTTGATTTTGCTCAACGGAGCCTTTGCCATGTCGGAAATGGCGTTGGTGACGGCACGCAAAAGCCGCCTGCAGCGCCTAGCTGACGAAGGCAGCCATGCAGCGGAGATTGCCATGCGTCTCGGTGAGGAACCGACGCGCTTTCTCTCCACGGTACAGATTGGAATCACCGCCATCGGCATTCTCAACGGCATTGTCGGCGAAGCCGCCTTGGCCGGACCTCTGGCGCAATTTCTCACCGGGCTGGGGCTAAGCGCGCAAACGAGTTCCGCCGGAGCCACCACCCTTGTTGTTGTCAGCATCACTTTTTTGTCCATTGTCGTCGGCGAGCTGGTGCCCAAACGGATCGCCCAGTGCAATGCCGAAGGGATCGCCCAACTGATCGCCCGTCCCATTGCCTTGCTCGACCGACTGTCACGACCGTTTGTTTATCTGCTGTCCATCACCACGGATGGCCTGTTGCGACTGCTGGGTAAAAAGGAACTGGCCGGCGCCAACCTGACGGAAGAGGATATTCATGCCATGTTGATCGAGGGCTCACAGGAGGGGGTGATCGAAAGGCAGGAACACGAGATGGTGCGCAACGTATTCCGCCTTGATGATCGCCAGATCGCCGGTCTGATGACACCGCGTAGTGACATCGTACACCTTGACCTTGAACAGCCCCTGGATGAAAGTCTGGAGAAGCTCATTGCCTGTGACCATTCACGCTTCCCGGTTTGCCGGGGCGGGTTGAAACAGTTGCGCGGAGTGATCACGGCCAAACGTCTGCTCAAGCATCATCTGCAGGGCGAGAGCATCGAGAGCCTTGCCGGTTACCTGCTGCCCGCGGTTTATGTCCCGGAGTCGCTGACCGGGATGAAACTGCTGGAACAGTTTCGTGAATCAGGCGTGCAGATGATGTTTGTCGTTGACGAGTATGGCGAGATCCTCGGCCTGATCACGCTGCAGGATCTTCTTCAAGCCCTGGCCGGAGAATTCAAGCCACGTCATCCGGAAGATGTCTGGGCCATACAACGCCAAGACGGTTCGTGGCTCCTTGACGGTCTGATTCCGATCCTGGAGCTCAAAGATCGCCTGGAACTGAAAACCGTGCCCGACGAGGACAAGGGCCGTTACCACACCCTCAGCGGCATGATGATGTGGCTGATTGACAAAGTGCCCAGCACCGGTGATGTCACGGAATGGCAGGGATGGCGTCTGGAAGTTGTCGATCTCGACGGCAACCGCATCGACAAAGTCCTCGCCAGTCGCCTGCCGGAAGGGCAAGGGGCAGCGGGAGATGAGAGTGCAGAGAAAGACAGGAAGAGATGCGGTGCGGAGTGA
- the gpmA gene encoding 2,3-diphosphoglycerate-dependent phosphoglycerate mutase has protein sequence MYKLVLLRHGQSLWNQENRFTGWTDIDLTEQGKREAREAGKLLKQEGFSFDLAYTSVLKRAIRTLWIVLDEMDLMWIPVQRDWRLNERHYGALQGLNKAETAQQHGEKQVLIWRRSFDTRPPALHRSDPRYPGHDRRYRHLNNDQLPTTECLKETVARFLPLWEESIIPNIRQKKNILIVAHGNSLRALIKHLEKIPDDEIAHLNIPTGQPLIYELDESLQPIKHDYLGNPEAVKQAMAEVAKQGTRNHQP, from the coding sequence ATGTACAAACTCGTCTTGCTACGCCATGGCCAAAGCCTGTGGAACCAGGAAAACCGCTTTACCGGCTGGACGGATATTGACTTAACCGAGCAGGGAAAACGCGAGGCCAGAGAGGCGGGAAAGCTGCTCAAGCAAGAGGGATTCAGCTTTGATCTTGCCTATACCTCGGTGCTGAAACGGGCGATTCGCACGCTATGGATTGTTCTCGATGAGATGGATTTGATGTGGATTCCGGTGCAGCGGGACTGGCGCCTCAATGAACGGCATTACGGCGCGCTGCAAGGCCTCAACAAAGCGGAAACCGCGCAACAGCATGGCGAAAAACAAGTGCTGATCTGGCGCAGGAGTTTTGACACCCGGCCACCGGCGCTGCACCGCTCAGATCCGCGTTATCCCGGCCATGACCGCCGCTACCGCCACCTGAACAACGACCAACTGCCGACCACGGAATGTCTTAAAGAGACCGTTGCCCGCTTCCTGCCGTTGTGGGAAGAGAGCATTATCCCGAACATCCGCCAGAAGAAAAACATCCTGATTGTTGCCCACGGCAACAGCTTGCGCGCCTTGATTAAGCATCTGGAAAAAATCCCGGATGACGAGATCGCTCACCTCAACATCCCCACGGGTCAACCACTCATCTATGAGCTGGATGAATCACTGCAGCCCATAAAACATGACTATCTGGGCAACCCTGAAGCGGTGAAGCAGGCCATGGCAGAGGTGGCAAAACAAGGCACGCGAAACCATCAGCCATAA